In one Melaminivora jejuensis genomic region, the following are encoded:
- a CDS encoding AMP-binding protein codes for MTDTTELNAPATPASPAPSHARGRLDTPLIEQTIGDFFADMARQQGSRDALVSRHQGLRYSYAELQREARRLASALLGLGLQQGDRVSIWSHNNAEWVLMQLATAQVGLILVNINPAYRVAEVEYALNKVGCKALVSMAQFKTSDYLAMLRELAPELGRCAPGLLAARRLPELRAVVWIDVAGQGDEQPGMLRFSELLQRGDPQDARIDAVAAQLKNTDPINIQFTSGTTGFPKGATLTHRNILNNGFFIGECMKLTPEDRLCIPVPLYHCFGMVLGNLACFTHGATVVYPNDGFDALTVLETVQAERCTGLHGVPTMFIAELDHPRFAEFDLSTLRTGIMAGSPCPTEVMKRVVSEMHLSQITIAYGMTETSPVSCQSSTDTPLEKRVSTVGTVQPHLEIKIIEPESGAIVPRGTSGELCTRGYSVMHGYWGDAEKTREAIDGEGFMHTGDLATMDEEGYVNIVGRIKDMVIRGGENLYPREIEEFLYRHPLVQDVQVVGVPDARLGEELCAWIIAKPGAAPSEADIREFCKGQIAHYKVPRYIRFVQEFPMTVTGKIQKFKIRDVMKDELGLQEAHTA; via the coding sequence ATGACGGACACGACGGAGCTCAACGCCCCAGCCACCCCCGCATCCCCGGCCCCGAGCCACGCCCGGGGCCGCCTGGACACGCCGCTGATCGAGCAGACCATTGGCGACTTCTTTGCCGACATGGCGCGGCAGCAGGGCAGCCGCGACGCCCTGGTCAGCCGCCACCAGGGCCTGCGCTACAGCTACGCCGAGCTGCAGCGCGAGGCGCGCCGCCTGGCCAGTGCGCTGCTCGGCCTGGGCCTGCAACAGGGCGACCGCGTCAGCATCTGGTCGCACAACAACGCCGAGTGGGTCTTGATGCAATTGGCCACGGCGCAAGTCGGCCTGATCCTGGTCAACATCAACCCGGCGTATCGCGTGGCCGAGGTCGAATACGCGCTGAACAAAGTCGGCTGCAAGGCGCTGGTGAGCATGGCGCAGTTCAAGACCAGCGACTATCTGGCCATGCTGCGCGAGCTGGCGCCCGAGCTGGGCCGCTGCGCCCCCGGCCTGCTGGCCGCCCGGCGCCTGCCCGAGCTGCGCGCCGTGGTCTGGATCGACGTGGCCGGCCAAGGCGACGAGCAGCCCGGGATGCTGCGCTTTTCCGAACTGCTGCAGCGCGGTGACCCGCAGGATGCGCGCATCGATGCGGTGGCCGCGCAGCTCAAGAACACCGACCCGATCAACATCCAGTTCACCAGCGGCACCACGGGCTTTCCCAAGGGCGCGACGCTCACCCACCGCAACATCCTGAACAACGGCTTTTTCATCGGCGAGTGCATGAAGCTCACGCCCGAGGATCGGCTGTGCATCCCCGTGCCGCTGTACCACTGCTTCGGCATGGTGCTGGGCAATCTGGCGTGCTTCACGCACGGCGCGACCGTGGTCTATCCCAACGACGGGTTTGATGCGCTCACGGTGCTGGAGACCGTGCAGGCCGAGCGCTGCACCGGCTTGCACGGCGTGCCGACCATGTTCATCGCCGAGCTGGATCACCCGCGCTTTGCCGAGTTCGACCTGTCCACGCTGCGCACCGGCATCATGGCCGGATCGCCCTGCCCGACCGAGGTCATGAAGCGCGTGGTCAGCGAGATGCACCTGTCGCAGATCACCATCGCCTACGGCATGACCGAGACCAGCCCGGTGAGCTGCCAAAGCAGCACCGACACGCCCCTGGAAAAGCGCGTGTCCACCGTGGGCACGGTGCAGCCGCACCTGGAGATCAAGATCATCGAGCCGGAGAGCGGCGCCATCGTGCCGCGTGGCACCAGCGGCGAGCTGTGTACGCGCGGCTACTCGGTCATGCACGGCTACTGGGGCGATGCGGAAAAGACGCGCGAGGCCATCGATGGCGAGGGTTTCATGCACACCGGCGACCTGGCCACCATGGATGAGGAGGGCTACGTCAACATCGTGGGCCGCATCAAGGACATGGTGATCCGTGGCGGCGAGAACCTGTATCCGCGCGAGATTGAGGAATTTTTGTACCGCCACCCGCTGGTGCAGGACGTGCAGGTGGTCGGCGTGCCCGATGCGCGCCTGGGCGAGGAGCTGTGCGCCTGGATCATCGCCAAGCCCGGCGCTGCCCCCAGCGAAGCCGACATCCGCGAGTTCTGCAAGGGCCAGATCGCGCACTACAAGGTGCCGCGCTACATCCGCTTCGTGCAGGAATTTCCCATGACCGTGACCGGCAAGATCCAGAAATTCAAGATTCGCGATGTGATGAAAGACGAGCTGGGGCTGCAAGAGGCGCACACCGCGTGA
- a CDS encoding AraC family transcriptional regulator, producing the protein MFTPALPPQSSRSPLALRQGTVAATPMAFVQAVVLAYARRGMDAAEVLARAHIAPAQLARTDARITAWQMEVLCEGAMRELDDEALGWFERRLPWGSYGMLARASLSAPTLGLALARWCRHHALLTQAIELRLTQQPGGQAQLAIEERCDLGPLREFCLVSVLRNVLGLASWLVDSRLPVLGAQFPFAAPVHAPAYGVLFDGAIGFGADAAAVQLDAQCLQWPLVRDEAAMNQMLQRALPLTVRQYRRDRLLVQRVRQWLALAPEAAHSGPSVAEALHLSPRTLHRQLAAEGATLQQLKDEVRCARAIELLQRSERPIKQVAQAVGFASEKSFIRAFRGWTGHSPGQLRGAARGS; encoded by the coding sequence ATGTTCACCCCTGCCCTGCCCCCGCAATCCAGCCGCAGCCCTCTGGCACTGCGCCAGGGCACTGTGGCAGCAACGCCCATGGCTTTTGTGCAGGCGGTGGTGCTGGCTTATGCACGGCGCGGCATGGATGCCGCCGAGGTGCTGGCGCGGGCACATATTGCGCCAGCGCAACTGGCCCGCACCGACGCCCGCATCACCGCCTGGCAGATGGAAGTGCTGTGCGAGGGCGCCATGCGCGAGCTCGACGACGAGGCCCTGGGCTGGTTCGAGCGCCGCCTGCCCTGGGGCAGCTACGGCATGTTGGCGCGCGCCTCGCTGTCGGCGCCCACGCTGGGCCTGGCGCTGGCGCGCTGGTGCCGCCATCACGCGCTGCTGACGCAGGCCATCGAGCTGCGCCTGACGCAGCAGCCCGGCGGCCAGGCGCAGCTGGCCATCGAGGAGCGCTGCGACCTGGGGCCGCTGCGCGAGTTCTGCCTGGTGTCGGTGCTGCGCAACGTGCTGGGCCTGGCGAGCTGGCTGGTGGACTCGCGATTGCCGGTGCTGGGCGCGCAGTTCCCGTTTGCCGCGCCGGTGCACGCGCCGGCCTACGGCGTGCTGTTCGACGGGGCCATCGGCTTTGGCGCCGATGCCGCCGCCGTGCAGCTCGACGCGCAGTGCCTGCAATGGCCCCTGGTGCGCGACGAGGCGGCCATGAACCAGATGCTGCAGCGCGCCTTGCCGCTCACGGTGCGCCAGTACCGGCGCGACCGGCTGCTGGTGCAGCGCGTGCGCCAGTGGCTGGCGCTGGCGCCCGAGGCGGCGCACAGCGGCCCCAGCGTGGCCGAGGCGCTGCACCTGTCGCCGCGCACGCTGCACCGCCAGCTCGCTGCCGAGGGCGCAACGCTGCAGCAGCTCAAGGACGAGGTGCGCTGCGCACGCGCCATCGAGCTGCTGCAGCGCAGCGAACGCCCCATCAAGCAGGTGGCGCAGGCCGTGGGCTTTGCCAGCGAAAAAAGCTTCATCCGGGCGTTTCGCGGCTGGACGGGGCACTCGCCGGGACAGTTGCGCGGCGCCGCGCGGGGATCGTAA
- a CDS encoding aldehyde dehydrogenase family protein produces the protein MDMFELKRFNLEIAYPYRQQYDNFIGGKWVAPAAGRYFDNVSPITGKPFCKVAQSDATDVNRALDAAHAAQEKWGKTSVAERSGILLKIADRMEQNLELLAIAETIDNGKPLRETMAADLPLGIDHFRYFAGCIRGQEGTISEIDANTVAYHFNEPMGVVGQIIPWNFPILMACWKLAPALAAGCSVVMKPAEQTPASIMVLMELIADLLPPGVVNIVNGYGREAGEALATSKRIAKIAFTGSTPVGQRILHAAADNLIPSTVELGGKSPNIFFADVLDADDEYLDKALEGFAMFALNQGEVCTCPSRILVQESIYERFMERAVARVEAMKQGHPLDRSTMVGAQVSQQQLDRILGYIDIGRGEGAKCLTGGERLRAGGEINDGFFIKPTLLYGQNHMRVFQEEIFGPVASVTTFKDVQDAVRIANDTEYGLGAGVWSRNGNIAYHMGRAIQAGRVWTNCYHLYPAHAAFGGYKKSGIGRETHKLALSNYQQTKNLLVSYNPQALGFF, from the coding sequence ATGGACATGTTCGAACTCAAGCGTTTCAACCTCGAAATCGCCTATCCCTATCGCCAGCAATACGACAACTTCATCGGCGGCAAGTGGGTCGCTCCCGCCGCCGGACGCTATTTCGACAACGTCTCGCCCATCACCGGCAAGCCGTTTTGCAAGGTGGCGCAATCCGACGCCACCGACGTGAACCGGGCGCTCGACGCCGCCCACGCCGCCCAGGAAAAATGGGGCAAGACCTCGGTGGCCGAGCGCTCGGGCATCCTGCTCAAGATCGCCGACCGCATGGAGCAGAACCTGGAGCTGCTGGCCATTGCCGAGACCATCGACAATGGCAAGCCGCTGCGCGAGACCATGGCCGCCGACCTGCCGCTGGGCATCGACCACTTCCGCTACTTTGCCGGCTGCATCCGGGGCCAGGAGGGCACGATCTCCGAGATCGACGCCAACACCGTGGCCTACCATTTCAACGAGCCCATGGGCGTGGTCGGCCAGATCATCCCGTGGAACTTTCCCATCCTGATGGCCTGCTGGAAGCTGGCGCCCGCCCTGGCGGCAGGCTGCTCGGTGGTCATGAAGCCCGCCGAGCAGACGCCGGCGTCGATCATGGTGCTGATGGAGCTGATCGCCGACCTGCTGCCCCCGGGCGTGGTCAACATCGTCAACGGCTACGGCAGGGAAGCCGGCGAAGCCCTGGCGACGAGCAAACGCATCGCAAAAATCGCCTTCACCGGCTCCACCCCTGTGGGCCAGCGCATCCTGCACGCCGCCGCCGACAACCTGATCCCCTCCACGGTGGAGCTGGGCGGCAAGAGCCCCAACATTTTCTTTGCCGACGTGCTCGACGCCGACGATGAATACCTGGACAAGGCGCTGGAAGGCTTTGCCATGTTTGCGCTCAACCAGGGCGAGGTCTGCACCTGCCCCTCGCGCATCCTGGTGCAGGAATCGATTTACGAGCGCTTCATGGAGCGCGCCGTGGCCCGCGTCGAGGCCATGAAGCAGGGCCACCCGCTGGACAGGAGCACCATGGTCGGCGCGCAGGTGTCGCAGCAGCAGCTCGACCGCATCCTGGGCTACATCGACATTGGCCGGGGCGAGGGTGCCAAGTGCCTGACCGGCGGCGAGCGCCTGCGCGCCGGCGGCGAGATCAACGACGGCTTCTTCATCAAGCCGACGTTGCTGTACGGCCAGAACCATATGCGCGTGTTCCAGGAGGAAATCTTCGGCCCTGTGGCCTCGGTGACCACCTTCAAGGACGTGCAGGACGCCGTGCGCATCGCCAACGACACCGAGTACGGCCTGGGCGCCGGTGTGTGGAGCCGCAACGGCAACATCGCCTACCACATGGGCCGCGCCATCCAGGCAGGCCGGGTCTGGACCAACTGCTATCACCTGTACCCGGCGCACGCTGCTTTTGGCGGCTACAAGAAGTCGGGCATTGGCCGCGAGACGCACAAGCTGGCGCTGTCCAACTACCAGCAGACCAAGAACCTGCTGGTGAGCTACAACCCCCAGGCACTGGGCTTCTTCTGA
- a CDS encoding TonB-dependent receptor: MHTQPPCPVAGWPLKASALAAALLLAQAALAQSSSAPAAAATGTLPDITIRSTLLQSSAEHTPASVTVLDGERLQDRQWQVNLSEALAGTPGLLLQNRQNYAQDLQLSIRGHGARSTFGVRGIQVFVDGLPATMPDGQGQTNHIDLSALERIEVLRGPYSALYGNASGGVINAYTERGQGQPSVQGSFAVGSNGQKRLGLKAQGEAGGVGYVVSASRFLTDGWRVHSGADKNLFNARLDTSPGADSQLTVVANHVNIDAQDAGGLTPQEWQLDPRSTAAGPLQFNMRKSMRQTQTGLTYERQLGGGTAVRAMVYGGSRRITQYQSIPVAAQKPPTSAGGVIDMGRDYGGLDLRWAHNAQPQTGEVGVIVGLAANVVQEDRQGYNNHAGELLGIKGALRRDERNTLSNLDPYAQASWAFAPQWQLDAGVRWSRVRFKSRDHYIAPGNGDDSGEARYRRLLPVLSLQHAWDARTQWYASIGGGLETPTFNEISYRPAGLPGLNFGLQPATSTSAEIGLRQRLAGDGLRGDWSAALFHTRTSNEIVPAENAGGRTSYQNAGRTRRQGLELGAGLWLTRTLRLDAALTVLDAKLRAGFCDAKGVCVPAGRRIAGTAQRQAALALDWRPDSAWRFGLDWRHVGSIAANDSNSVLAPSYAVLAASAGHTLHLGAWKLDTFARIDNLADRRYVGSVIVNEGNGRYYEGAPGRQWMVGLNLTHQF; this comes from the coding sequence ATGCACACCCAACCGCCCTGCCCCGTGGCTGGCTGGCCGCTCAAGGCCAGCGCATTGGCCGCCGCACTGCTGCTGGCCCAGGCAGCGCTGGCGCAGTCCAGCTCCGCACCGGCAGCAGCGGCGACCGGCACGCTGCCCGACATCACCATCCGCAGCACCTTGCTGCAGTCGTCTGCCGAGCACACGCCGGCTTCGGTCACGGTGCTCGATGGCGAGCGCCTGCAGGATCGCCAGTGGCAGGTCAACCTGTCCGAGGCCCTGGCCGGCACGCCCGGCCTGCTGCTGCAAAACCGCCAGAACTACGCGCAGGACTTGCAGCTGTCCATCCGCGGGCACGGCGCGCGCTCCACCTTTGGCGTGCGCGGCATCCAGGTCTTCGTCGATGGCCTGCCGGCCACCATGCCGGACGGCCAGGGCCAGACCAACCACATCGACCTGTCCGCGCTGGAGCGCATCGAGGTGCTGCGCGGGCCGTACTCGGCGCTGTACGGCAACGCCTCGGGTGGTGTCATCAACGCCTACACCGAGCGCGGCCAAGGCCAGCCCAGCGTGCAGGGCAGCTTTGCCGTCGGCAGCAATGGCCAGAAGCGCCTGGGCCTCAAGGCCCAGGGCGAAGCTGGCGGCGTGGGCTACGTGGTCAGCGCCAGCCGCTTCCTGACCGACGGCTGGCGCGTCCACAGCGGCGCCGACAAGAACCTGTTCAATGCCCGGCTGGACACCAGCCCCGGGGCCGACAGCCAGCTCACCGTGGTCGCCAACCACGTCAACATCGACGCGCAGGACGCCGGCGGCCTGACCCCGCAGGAGTGGCAACTCGACCCGCGCAGCACCGCCGCCGGGCCGCTGCAGTTCAACATGCGCAAGTCCATGCGCCAGACGCAGACCGGCCTGACCTACGAGCGCCAGCTCGGCGGCGGCACTGCCGTGCGCGCCATGGTCTATGGCGGCAGCCGGCGCATCACGCAGTACCAATCCATCCCGGTGGCGGCGCAAAAGCCGCCCACCAGCGCCGGCGGCGTGATCGACATGGGGCGCGACTACGGCGGCCTGGACTTGCGCTGGGCGCACAACGCCCAGCCGCAGACCGGCGAAGTCGGCGTGATCGTGGGCCTGGCAGCCAACGTGGTGCAGGAAGACCGCCAGGGCTACAACAACCACGCCGGCGAGCTGCTGGGCATCAAGGGCGCGCTGCGCCGCGACGAGCGCAACACCCTGAGCAACCTCGACCCCTACGCGCAGGCCAGCTGGGCCTTCGCGCCGCAGTGGCAACTGGACGCCGGCGTGCGCTGGAGCCGGGTGCGCTTCAAGTCGCGCGACCACTACATCGCTCCGGGCAACGGCGACGACAGCGGCGAGGCGCGCTACCGCCGCCTGCTGCCGGTGCTGTCGCTGCAGCACGCCTGGGATGCCCGCACGCAGTGGTACGCCTCCATCGGCGGCGGCCTGGAGACGCCCACGTTCAACGAGATTTCCTACCGTCCGGCAGGCCTGCCGGGGCTGAACTTCGGCCTGCAGCCGGCCACCTCGACCAGCGCCGAGATCGGCCTGCGCCAGCGCCTGGCGGGCGACGGCCTGCGCGGCGACTGGTCGGCGGCGCTGTTCCACACGCGCACCAGCAACGAGATCGTGCCGGCGGAAAACGCCGGCGGGCGCACCTCCTACCAGAACGCTGGACGCACGCGGCGCCAGGGCCTGGAGCTGGGCGCCGGGCTGTGGCTGACGCGCACGCTGCGCCTGGATGCCGCGCTGACCGTGCTGGACGCCAAGCTGCGCGCGGGCTTTTGCGATGCCAAGGGCGTGTGCGTGCCAGCGGGCCGGCGCATTGCCGGCACGGCGCAGCGCCAGGCTGCGCTGGCGCTGGACTGGCGCCCGGACAGCGCCTGGCGCTTCGGGCTGGACTGGCGCCACGTCGGCAGCATCGCCGCCAACGACAGCAACAGTGTGCTGGCGCCGTCCTACGCTGTGCTGGCCGCCAGCGCCGGCCACACCCTGCACCTGGGCGCCTGGAAGCTCGACACCTTTGCCCGCATCGACAACCTGGCCGACCGGCGCTACGTCGGCTCGGTCATCGTCAACGAAGGCAATGGCCGCTACTACGAGGGCGCGCCGGGGCGCCAGTGGATGGTCGGGCTGAATCTGACGCACCAGTTCTGA
- a CDS encoding catalase family peroxidase — translation MNHHLAWRWRLPLAAAAALLAGCAQTGSGAAADTTDPAALVNQLEATTGKFAGQRRSGAKGICAAGEFIGSAQARALSSASAFSGQPVPVLARFSVVGANPKAPDNTRSQRNMALQFDLPAGEQWQMGNISSPVFGAATPAQFLGRLASLQPNPATGKPDAARAKAFADANPEVLLQGKYLAAQPVPASFASINYWGVHGFGFVNAQGQTTWGKWLFEPVGGVQGLDEAQAKARGGDFLFADLRERVRQGQVAFDFNLELAEAGDRIDSPVVPLPAGRRKVNLGRLKITSVSADSAGAGPCTALTFVPLVLPRGVVASADPMLAARSAPYAISQSRRLGEPGGQ, via the coding sequence ATGAACCATCATCTCGCCTGGCGCTGGCGCCTGCCCCTGGCCGCCGCAGCAGCACTGCTCGCCGGCTGCGCCCAGACCGGCAGCGGCGCCGCTGCCGATACCACCGACCCGGCAGCGCTGGTCAACCAGCTCGAAGCCACCACCGGCAAGTTCGCCGGCCAGCGCCGCTCGGGCGCCAAGGGCATTTGCGCCGCTGGCGAATTCATCGGCAGCGCCCAGGCCAGGGCGCTGTCGAGCGCCTCGGCCTTCAGCGGCCAGCCAGTGCCGGTGCTGGCGCGCTTTTCCGTGGTCGGCGCCAACCCCAAGGCGCCCGACAACACCCGCAGCCAGCGCAACATGGCGCTGCAGTTCGACCTGCCGGCAGGCGAGCAGTGGCAGATGGGCAACATCTCCAGCCCGGTCTTTGGCGCGGCCACGCCGGCGCAGTTCCTGGGGCGGCTGGCATCGCTGCAGCCCAACCCGGCCACCGGCAAGCCCGATGCGGCACGCGCCAAGGCCTTTGCCGATGCCAACCCCGAGGTGCTGCTGCAAGGCAAGTACCTGGCGGCCCAGCCCGTGCCGGCCAGCTTCGCCAGCATCAACTACTGGGGCGTCCACGGCTTTGGCTTCGTCAACGCGCAAGGGCAGACCACCTGGGGCAAGTGGCTGTTCGAGCCGGTGGGCGGCGTACAGGGCCTGGACGAGGCCCAGGCCAAGGCCCGTGGCGGCGACTTTCTGTTTGCCGACCTGCGCGAGCGCGTGCGCCAGGGCCAGGTGGCCTTCGACTTCAACCTGGAGCTGGCCGAAGCCGGCGACCGCATCGACAGCCCCGTGGTGCCGCTGCCCGCCGGACGGCGCAAGGTCAACCTGGGGCGCCTGAAGATCACCTCCGTCTCCGCCGACAGCGCAGGCGCCGGCCCCTGCACGGCGCTGACCTTCGTGCCGCTGGTGCTGCCGCGCGGCGTGGTGGCCTCGGCTGATCCCATGCTGGCGGCCCGCTCGGCGCCCTATGCCATCTCGCAGAGCCGCCGCCTGGGTGAGCCAGGCGGCCAATAG
- the pedF gene encoding cytochrome c-550 PedF — protein sequence MPRFFPPRLARSLLLCAAAACLSTAALAHGDVVPQAVDTSSLPQLGAKWLEANPYSSGEGHKEALRIGSSAYNQNCARCHGLEAVSGGIAPDLRKFDEECSGYADAAKKKVCFQEMDDYYAGTVRRGRTRDGRVYMPPFEGTLSQEAVWAIRTYLEERREQQ from the coding sequence ATGCCCCGATTCTTTCCGCCTCGCCTTGCACGCAGCTTGCTGCTGTGCGCCGCTGCCGCCTGCCTGAGTACGGCGGCGCTGGCGCACGGTGATGTCGTGCCCCAGGCTGTTGACACGTCCTCGCTGCCCCAGCTCGGCGCCAAGTGGCTGGAGGCCAACCCCTACAGCAGCGGCGAGGGGCACAAGGAGGCGCTGCGCATCGGCAGCTCGGCCTACAACCAAAACTGCGCGCGCTGCCACGGCCTGGAGGCAGTGTCGGGCGGCATTGCGCCGGATTTGCGCAAGTTCGACGAGGAATGCTCCGGCTACGCCGACGCTGCCAAGAAAAAGGTTTGTTTCCAGGAAATGGACGACTACTACGCTGGCACCGTGCGCCGGGGCCGCACGCGCGACGGGCGCGTCTATATGCCGCCCTTTGAGGGCACGTTGAGCCAGGAGGCCGTCTGGGCCATCCGCACCTATCTGGAGGAGCGCCGCGAGCAGCAGTGA
- a CDS encoding sigma-54-dependent Fis family transcriptional regulator has product MHNHPLERSDGPPQDSPLIDKAHSRSQSYGVTLDEKPDYTRVSRGELSAALEENRFLFQHAVPIMETLYEQIANTHSMVVLTSAQGLVLHSKGDSDFLEKASSVALLPGIDWSEQTRGTNAIGTALTEQEAITVHGAQHYMQANQSLTCSCAPIFAPQGQLIGALDVSGDHRSYHQHTLALVRMSAQMIENQMFAASFPKAVRLHFHSRPEFLGTLVEGIAVFTPEGRFISANRSAQFQFGLSVNALQAHTFSSLFDLPMSALFELFAGPSPAPRQLCLHNGVNVWCRTEIRPAGPWAAPLVAPIASSAEAAPPAPPRTAPPARRPHLSSLQYLDTGDEQLAGVIAKLRKVIDRDIPVMILGETGTGKDLLAQAFHHDSARARQPFVAVNCASIPDTLIEAELFGYEEGAFTGARKKGAMGKIQQAHGGTLFLDEIGDMPRHLQARLLRVLQERRISPLGAGKEIEVDVKVISATHKNLKELIARGEFREDLYYRLNGLVVRLPALRERSDFEAVARKVLKTLCENCTRVRIDPGVMELLSHYHWPGNVRQLHNLLRTACAMVDEDCTIRMEHLPDDFFDELRPPQAPSPTVRLALGTTDAALVPAVGTPPTSAWPDDPAEDGQSLQDVTLQAMAQMLRQHRGNVSAAAKALGVSRNTIYRKKNLLPPDLLD; this is encoded by the coding sequence ATGCACAACCACCCTCTGGAGCGCTCCGATGGCCCGCCGCAGGACAGCCCCCTGATCGACAAGGCGCATTCGCGCTCACAGTCCTATGGCGTCACGCTGGACGAAAAGCCCGACTACACGCGCGTCAGCCGGGGCGAGCTGAGTGCTGCGCTGGAAGAAAACCGCTTCCTGTTCCAGCACGCCGTGCCCATCATGGAGACGCTGTACGAGCAGATCGCCAACACCCACAGCATGGTCGTGCTGACCTCGGCGCAGGGCCTGGTGCTGCACTCCAAGGGCGACAGCGACTTCCTGGAAAAAGCCTCCAGCGTGGCGCTGCTGCCGGGCATCGACTGGTCTGAGCAGACGCGCGGCACCAATGCCATCGGCACCGCCCTGACCGAGCAGGAGGCCATCACGGTACACGGCGCGCAGCACTACATGCAGGCCAACCAGAGCCTGACGTGCTCATGCGCGCCGATCTTTGCCCCACAAGGCCAGCTCATCGGCGCACTGGATGTCAGCGGCGACCACCGCAGCTACCACCAGCACACGCTGGCGCTGGTGCGCATGTCGGCGCAGATGATCGAAAACCAGATGTTCGCCGCCAGCTTTCCCAAGGCCGTGCGGCTGCACTTCCACTCGCGCCCGGAGTTCCTGGGCACGCTGGTCGAGGGCATCGCCGTGTTCACGCCCGAGGGGCGCTTCATCTCGGCCAACCGCAGCGCGCAATTCCAGTTCGGGCTGTCGGTCAACGCGCTGCAGGCGCACACCTTTTCCTCGCTGTTCGACCTGCCCATGTCGGCGCTGTTCGAGCTGTTCGCCGGCCCCAGCCCGGCGCCGCGCCAGTTGTGCCTGCACAACGGCGTGAATGTGTGGTGCCGCACCGAGATCCGCCCCGCCGGGCCGTGGGCGGCGCCGCTGGTCGCGCCCATCGCCAGCAGCGCCGAGGCCGCCCCGCCGGCACCGCCGCGTACCGCCCCGCCAGCGCGCCGGCCCCATCTGTCGTCGCTGCAGTACCTGGATACGGGCGACGAGCAACTCGCCGGCGTCATCGCCAAGCTGCGCAAGGTGATCGACCGCGACATCCCGGTCATGATCCTGGGCGAGACCGGCACCGGCAAGGACTTGCTGGCGCAGGCCTTCCACCACGATTCGGCGCGCGCGCGCCAGCCCTTCGTCGCCGTCAACTGCGCCTCCATCCCCGACACGCTGATCGAGGCCGAGCTGTTCGGCTACGAGGAAGGCGCCTTCACCGGCGCGCGCAAAAAGGGCGCCATGGGCAAGATCCAGCAGGCCCACGGCGGCACGCTGTTTCTCGACGAGATCGGCGACATGCCGCGCCACCTGCAGGCGCGGCTGCTGCGCGTGCTGCAGGAGCGGCGCATCAGCCCGCTGGGCGCAGGCAAGGAGATCGAGGTCGATGTCAAGGTCATCAGCGCCACGCACAAGAACCTCAAGGAGCTGATCGCCCGGGGCGAATTCCGCGAAGACCTGTACTACCGCCTCAACGGCCTGGTAGTGCGCCTGCCGGCGCTGCGCGAGCGCAGCGACTTCGAGGCCGTGGCACGCAAGGTGCTGAAAACCCTGTGCGAGAACTGCACCAGGGTGCGCATCGACCCCGGCGTCATGGAACTGCTGTCGCACTACCACTGGCCGGGCAACGTGCGCCAGTTGCACAACCTGCTGCGCACTGCCTGCGCCATGGTCGATGAGGACTGCACCATCCGCATGGAGCACCTGCCCGACGACTTCTTCGACGAGCTGCGCCCGCCCCAGGCGCCGTCGCCCACCGTGCGCCTGGCGCTGGGGACGACCGACGCTGCCCTGGTGCCAGCCGTGGGCACCCCGCCCACCAGCGCCTGGCCCGATGACCCTGCCGAGGACGGCCAGAGCCTGCAGGACGTGACGCTGCAGGCCATGGCACAGATGTTGCGCCAGCACCGGGGCAACGTCTCGGCGGCAGCCAAGGCGCTGGGGGTGTCGCGCAACACCATCTATCGCAAGAAAAACCTGCTGCCGCCCGACCTGCTCGACTGA
- a CDS encoding cytochrome b, with protein sequence MQDTRYDRLSVVLHWLMAALLLAQLALGIWMTGLPKDGSGVRAWWFNQHKSLGMVLGLLVLLRLAWALLRPRVPPLAQGAARQRLASGAHRLLYALMLLVPLAGFLGSVFSGYPIRFYGLLLPQWSGRWDAAKALMAGVHHWSAWALLALAVLHVAATAHHQLVLRDGALRRMR encoded by the coding sequence ATGCAAGACACCCGCTACGACCGTCTCTCCGTTGTGCTGCACTGGCTGATGGCCGCGCTGCTGCTGGCCCAGCTCGCCCTGGGCATCTGGATGACCGGCCTGCCCAAGGACGGCAGCGGCGTGCGCGCCTGGTGGTTCAACCAGCACAAGTCGCTGGGCATGGTGCTGGGCCTGCTGGTGCTGCTGCGCCTGGCCTGGGCGCTGCTGCGCCCGCGCGTGCCGCCCCTGGCTCAGGGCGCAGCGCGCCAGCGCTTGGCCAGCGGCGCGCACCGGCTGCTGTACGCACTGATGCTGCTGGTGCCACTGGCGGGCTTTCTGGGCTCGGTCTTCTCGGGCTACCCGATCCGCTTCTACGGCCTGCTCTTGCCGCAGTGGAGCGGGCGCTGGGATGCTGCCAAAGCGCTGATGGCCGGCGTGCATCACTGGTCGGCCTGGGCGCTGCTGGCGCTGGCCGTGCTGCACGTGGCGGCCACCGCGCACCATCAGCTCGTGCTGCGCGACGGCGCATTGCGGCGGATGCGCTGA